One region of Pyramidobacter sp. YE332 genomic DNA includes:
- the sdaAA gene encoding L-serine ammonia-lyase, iron-sulfur-dependent, subunit alpha — translation MSICTQCGMCTNSGGNTDRLPSLFDSIGPIMTGPSSSHTAGMVRIGRMCRQLIGGAPDTIDLYFYGALSMTYKGHASDSGVVAGLLGQLEDSPGIKTALQTAKAQGIPVVVHRYPDDTSHSPATVDTELTRNGERYRIVGLTIGGGEIQMSEVDGFPVELHGSEDGVLFSTSKAYTAAELSAAVGATFQSCVSTVKDGVYFHTAISDKSLSEDAMAKLKLLASKVYPLAGLWNFKLVNAEPIVNSFDELLARAKASSIPAVAEEFEAQRSGVTREWIRKKTLEAWKTMKASVVAGLGKNNLVAGFMPGDDGAKLMKLVNEGKNLSGPIVGTAVARAIGVMEANGSMCCVCASPTAGSCGVIPGCLLTSAEQLHSSEDQIIDALLVAAMTGVLIAKRAPVSGALGGCQSEIGVASAMAAAGLVQLAGGTPLQCCEAMALALKNILGLICDPVAGPVEIPCIKRNAIGVGNAYVAADMALAGIRSVIPPDEVVDALINTQQLLPRELRGTLVGGLASTKTARQLKDVWYKRMEEMG, via the coding sequence ATGAGCATCTGTACCCAGTGTGGTATGTGCACGAACAGCGGCGGCAATACCGACCGTCTTCCGAGCCTTTTTGACTCCATCGGCCCGATCATGACGGGGCCATCCAGCTCGCATACGGCAGGCATGGTGCGTATCGGGCGCATGTGCCGCCAATTGATTGGCGGCGCACCGGACACGATCGACCTTTACTTCTACGGCGCGCTCTCGATGACGTACAAGGGCCACGCCAGTGACTCCGGCGTTGTTGCGGGCCTGCTGGGCCAGCTTGAGGATTCTCCGGGAATCAAAACGGCGCTCCAGACAGCCAAGGCGCAAGGGATCCCTGTCGTCGTCCATCGTTACCCAGACGACACAAGCCACAGCCCGGCAACTGTCGACACAGAACTGACCCGGAACGGGGAGCGTTATCGGATTGTCGGCCTGACGATCGGCGGCGGCGAAATCCAGATGAGCGAGGTCGACGGTTTTCCTGTCGAACTCCATGGCAGCGAGGACGGCGTTTTGTTCTCCACCTCCAAAGCCTACACCGCTGCCGAGCTCTCTGCCGCAGTCGGCGCAACCTTCCAGTCCTGCGTGTCGACCGTGAAGGACGGCGTCTATTTCCACACGGCGATCTCGGACAAGTCCCTGAGCGAGGACGCCATGGCGAAGCTGAAGCTCCTTGCTTCAAAGGTCTATCCTCTGGCTGGCCTGTGGAACTTCAAGCTTGTCAACGCTGAACCGATCGTGAATAGCTTCGATGAGCTTCTTGCCCGCGCAAAGGCTTCCTCGATCCCCGCGGTGGCCGAGGAATTTGAAGCGCAGCGCAGCGGCGTCACGCGCGAGTGGATCCGCAAAAAGACGCTCGAGGCATGGAAAACCATGAAGGCGTCCGTCGTCGCCGGCCTTGGCAAAAACAACCTTGTGGCCGGCTTCATGCCCGGCGACGACGGTGCGAAGCTCATGAAGCTTGTGAACGAAGGCAAAAATCTCTCAGGCCCCATCGTCGGCACGGCTGTCGCGCGCGCGATCGGCGTCATGGAGGCCAACGGCAGCATGTGCTGTGTCTGCGCTTCGCCAACGGCGGGTTCGTGCGGCGTCATTCCCGGCTGCCTCCTGACCTCTGCCGAGCAGCTCCACTCCAGCGAGGACCAAATCATTGACGCCCTGCTCGTCGCGGCCATGACGGGCGTGCTCATCGCCAAGCGCGCGCCGGTATCGGGCGCTCTTGGCGGTTGTCAGTCTGAAATCGGCGTCGCCAGCGCGATGGCTGCGGCAGGCCTTGTCCAACTTGCCGGAGGAACCCCTTTGCAGTGTTGTGAGGCAATGGCGCTTGCCCTCAAGAACATCCTGGGGCTTATCTGTGACCCCGTGGCAGGACCTGTCGAAATTCCCTGTATCAAGCGCAACGCGATTGGCGTTGGGAATGCCTACGTTGCAGCCGATATGGCACTTGCTGGCATCAGGAGTGTCATTCCACCGGACGAAGTCGTGGATGCCCTGATCAACACACAGCAGCTTCTGCCTCGCGAGCTTCGGGGCACTCTGGTTGGCGGACTTGCCTCGACGAAGACTGCGCGTCAGCTGAAGGACGTATGGTATAAGCGCATGGAAGAGATGGGGTAA
- the sdaAA gene encoding L-serine ammonia-lyase, iron-sulfur-dependent, subunit alpha codes for MPDCSTCGACINSDRGGADRLPSLFDSIGPVMTGSSSSATAGVLRIGRMGRLLIGGNPDAIDLYFYGALSTTYKGHASDGAVVAGLLGELEDSGLIGKMLRIAAERGIPVHDHADPESTRNSMTVDMALVRNGVHYRISGVSIGGGEIEMQEVDGWPVLLHGFEDGALFLADRRFSQSEVEAFLGRSVQSVTATEYDGKAFHTVLTETALTEPQINALRGASIRVYPLRNLWDFKLKDPVPLFDTFASWLALAEKTSAPSAAEAYEERRSGVSREWVRKKTLTAWNAMKVAVENGLAGHNRLLGGLTPGDDGARLKNLVDVHQNLSGPVVGTAIARALAVMESNGSMRQVVACPTAGSCGIMPGCLMTAAEKLGSSDDQIIDALLAGAMTGVLIAKRAPVSGALGGCQSEIGVSSAMAAAALVQLAGGSAKQVQEAYALALKNVLGLVCDPVAGPVEVPCIKRNAIGVANAFAAADMALAGIESIIPPDEVLDALINTQQYLPRELRGMMSGGLCATKKAHELKDWWYKKLATM; via the coding sequence ATGCCTGATTGCAGCACTTGCGGCGCGTGCATCAACAGTGATCGCGGCGGTGCAGACCGACTGCCAAGCCTCTTCGATTCCATTGGACCTGTCATGACCGGTTCGTCCAGCTCCGCCACAGCGGGCGTCCTGCGTATCGGGCGTATGGGACGATTGCTGATCGGAGGCAATCCGGACGCGATCGATCTGTATTTCTACGGCGCGCTCTCGACAACGTACAAAGGCCATGCGAGCGACGGCGCGGTTGTTGCTGGTCTGCTCGGTGAGCTCGAAGACTCCGGCCTGATTGGGAAGATGCTCAGGATTGCCGCCGAACGCGGCATTCCGGTTCACGATCATGCCGACCCCGAATCGACGCGCAACTCGATGACCGTCGACATGGCGCTTGTGCGGAACGGCGTCCATTACCGCATCTCCGGCGTGTCCATAGGCGGCGGCGAGATCGAGATGCAGGAGGTGGACGGCTGGCCCGTCCTGCTCCATGGTTTTGAAGACGGCGCGCTGTTCCTTGCGGACCGCCGTTTCAGCCAAAGCGAAGTCGAAGCGTTCCTCGGCCGTTCCGTCCAGTCCGTGACGGCCACGGAGTACGACGGTAAAGCATTCCACACCGTTCTGACCGAGACGGCCCTGACAGAGCCGCAGATAAACGCCCTTCGCGGCGCGTCGATCCGCGTTTACCCTCTGCGCAACCTGTGGGATTTTAAACTGAAAGACCCGGTTCCTCTGTTCGACACCTTCGCCAGCTGGCTCGCCCTTGCTGAGAAGACGTCAGCCCCCTCTGCCGCGGAGGCGTATGAAGAGCGCCGGAGCGGCGTGAGCCGCGAGTGGGTGCGCAAAAAGACGCTGACCGCCTGGAATGCCATGAAGGTGGCAGTCGAGAACGGCCTCGCTGGTCATAACCGTCTGCTGGGCGGCCTGACTCCTGGCGACGACGGCGCGAGGCTCAAGAATCTCGTTGACGTGCATCAGAATCTTTCCGGCCCCGTCGTGGGTACAGCAATCGCACGTGCGCTTGCTGTCATGGAGAGTAACGGTTCCATGCGTCAGGTCGTCGCCTGTCCGACGGCAGGCTCCTGCGGCATCATGCCTGGCTGCTTGATGACCGCGGCAGAAAAGCTTGGTTCGAGCGACGACCAGATTATCGACGCTCTCCTGGCCGGCGCAATGACCGGCGTCCTTATCGCAAAACGCGCTCCCGTTTCCGGTGCCCTTGGCGGGTGCCAGTCCGAGATCGGCGTTTCGTCCGCTATGGCAGCAGCCGCACTGGTTCAGCTGGCCGGCGGATCGGCAAAGCAGGTCCAGGAGGCGTATGCTCTCGCGCTGAAAAATGTCCTTGGGCTCGTGTGCGATCCGGTCGCCGGTCCTGTCGAAGTGCCGTGCATCAAGCGCAACGCTATCGGCGTCGCGAATGCGTTCGCCGCGGCCGACATGGCCCTTGCCGGCATTGAGAGCATCATCCCGCCTGACGAGGTCCTTGACGCCCTGATCAACACACAACAGTATCTGCCCCGTGAGCTTCGCGGCATGATGAGCGGCGGGCTGTGCGCGACGAAAAAAGCTCACGAGCTCAAAGACTGGTGGTACAAAAAGCTCGCGACGATGTAG
- a CDS encoding ornithine cyclodeaminase family protein, giving the protein MKTRLLSQDMIKSLITMKDVVDVVEKTYHGMGEGTVINPAKVNLDLGETAEYPPYKGFMNAMPAFIGFEDIAGLKWAGGNLGMRPLMDLPYVSALLMLVDAPTLQFIGVMDSAHITNLRTGAQSAVASCYLTKKRNITLGLYGAGMQGHTQTMAFAERFTLNKVVVYDVFPAASEKYKADCAHLVKDGNIVIAKTPEEVCKDADIIVCVTQSKDKYVKDEWIKPGQILFPMGSYQECEDKFIKNADKIIVDHIEQCMHRGALSGLYEKGELKESDVYATIGEVVANKKSVVPVEESHERILCLPIGTGSMDVAVGGIVLERAKEKGVGGEYEFV; this is encoded by the coding sequence ATGAAAACCCGTCTGCTGAGCCAGGATATGATCAAGAGCCTCATCACGATGAAAGACGTCGTGGACGTCGTCGAGAAGACATACCACGGCATGGGCGAAGGTACCGTTATTAACCCCGCCAAGGTGAACCTTGACCTTGGCGAAACTGCCGAATACCCGCCGTACAAGGGCTTCATGAACGCCATGCCCGCGTTCATCGGCTTCGAGGACATTGCGGGCCTGAAGTGGGCTGGCGGCAACCTCGGCATGCGTCCGCTCATGGACCTGCCCTATGTCTCTGCCCTGCTTATGCTGGTCGACGCTCCGACGCTCCAGTTTATCGGCGTCATGGACAGCGCTCACATCACGAACTTGCGCACCGGCGCCCAGTCTGCCGTCGCTTCGTGCTATCTCACGAAGAAGCGCAATATTACGCTGGGGCTTTACGGCGCCGGCATGCAGGGGCACACCCAGACCATGGCGTTCGCCGAGCGCTTTACGCTGAACAAGGTCGTCGTGTACGACGTGTTCCCCGCTGCGTCTGAGAAGTATAAGGCCGACTGCGCGCACCTTGTGAAGGACGGCAACATCGTCATCGCGAAGACGCCGGAAGAGGTCTGCAAAGATGCAGACATCATTGTCTGCGTCACCCAGTCCAAGGACAAGTACGTCAAGGACGAGTGGATCAAGCCCGGCCAGATCCTGTTCCCGATGGGCTCCTACCAGGAGTGCGAGGACAAGTTTATCAAGAACGCCGACAAAATCATTGTCGACCACATCGAACAGTGCATGCACCGCGGTGCTCTGAGCGGCCTTTATGAGAAGGGCGAGCTCAAGGAGAGCGACGTGTATGCTACGATCGGTGAAGTCGTCGCCAACAAGAAGAGTGTCGTCCCGGTCGAAGAGAGCCATGAGCGCATTCTCTGCCTGCCGATCGGCACCGGTTCGATGGACGTTGCTGTCGGCGGCATCGTGCTTGAGCGTGCCAAGGAAAAGGGCGTTGGCGGAGAGTACGAGTTCGTATAA
- a CDS encoding ornithine cyclodeaminase family protein has translation MKTLLLSQKEAMSLITMKDVVEIVEKNFRGMGEGNVINPTKVNLDLGETSPYPPYAGYMNAMPAYIGWENVAGIKWAGGALGKRKALGLPYISSMMFLVDPVTLQFKSVMDSAMITNYRTGAQSAVAMKYLTKKRNITFGLYGAGMQARTQVMAFAEIFTLNKIKVYDVYTPAAEKFKKDVAQYVKNGNIEICSVPRDVVEDCDAIVAVTQAQKPIVEDSWIRPKQVFFPMGSWQECTDEFILNADKIVVDHIGQCLHRGALKHVVSEGKFSEKDIYCTIGELVAGKKKLAYVEDRPAERTICIPIGTGAQDVAVGGVIYQRAIAKGIGGSFQFV, from the coding sequence ATGAAAACGTTGTTGCTGAGCCAGAAGGAAGCCATGAGCTTGATTACAATGAAAGATGTTGTCGAAATCGTGGAAAAGAACTTCCGCGGCATGGGCGAAGGAAACGTCATCAACCCGACCAAGGTCAACCTTGACCTTGGCGAGACCAGCCCATACCCGCCCTATGCGGGCTACATGAACGCCATGCCGGCCTACATCGGCTGGGAGAACGTTGCCGGCATCAAGTGGGCTGGCGGCGCGCTCGGTAAACGAAAAGCCCTCGGACTGCCCTACATTTCTTCGATGATGTTCCTCGTTGACCCCGTGACGCTCCAGTTCAAGTCCGTCATGGATAGCGCGATGATTACGAATTACCGTACTGGCGCTCAATCTGCCGTTGCAATGAAGTACCTCACGAAGAAGCGGAACATCACGTTCGGTCTGTACGGCGCTGGAATGCAGGCTCGTACGCAGGTTATGGCATTTGCTGAAATCTTTACGCTCAACAAGATCAAGGTGTATGATGTTTACACACCGGCTGCCGAGAAGTTCAAGAAAGATGTTGCTCAGTACGTGAAGAATGGCAACATTGAGATCTGCTCTGTTCCGCGTGACGTGGTCGAAGACTGTGATGCTATTGTCGCTGTCACCCAGGCCCAGAAACCGATCGTCGAAGACAGTTGGATTAGGCCGAAGCAAGTCTTCTTCCCGATGGGCAGCTGGCAGGAGTGTACGGACGAGTTCATTCTCAACGCTGACAAGATCGTCGTTGACCACATCGGCCAGTGCCTACACCGCGGTGCCTTGAAACACGTGGTGTCCGAGGGCAAGTTTTCCGAGAAGGACATCTACTGTACGATCGGCGAACTTGTTGCTGGCAAAAAGAAACTCGCATACGTCGAAGACCGCCCTGCTGAGCGCACGATTTGTATCCCGATTGGCACCGGCGCTCAGGATGTAGCTGTCGGCGGCGTCATCTACCAGCGCGCCATCGCGAAGGGTATCGGTGGCAGCTTCCAGTTCGTGTAA
- a CDS encoding L-serine ammonia-lyase, iron-sulfur-dependent, subunit alpha codes for MCQWQHKLNNFVHFIGKGFLSMVNRQSILLTILNKEVRPALGCTGPVAVAFAAAAAKDTVGGEPKKVRIVMDKDSYIKNVAVGIPGIDMRGIEIAASLGAIAGVSSAGLEVLKDVTPSDAAKAKAFLPNVDVKIQWDFDSVGLYIEAWVATDKGEGHVLVGKTHTNIIFRELNGKLIEGQYEKNFDSVVDRSHDTILDYKISEIIDFAKQVPIEEISICREAIGMNKIIAEQGYKPGVGENFGNGILEIPWPSPITKAKSYAAAASDARMQGLEYPTMSCATSGNVGITCSMPLISMGESLGKSEEEIMRALAASFLLCVQMKSLIGRLSMFCACALASSVGIAGGMVMLLGGGTKEVDGAIRNVVGSVFGILCDGAKHGCALKLSMSSGVAIESSYMAMNGHFVKGGDGFVCNTADETVHLVGRMAKEGTAGADQTMCRLLYERNKIDSAKPS; via the coding sequence ATGTGTCAGTGGCAGCACAAATTGAATAATTTTGTACATTTTATAGGAAAGGGATTTTTGTCGATGGTAAATCGTCAAAGTATTCTACTTACCATTCTCAACAAGGAAGTCAGACCGGCCCTTGGCTGTACGGGACCTGTAGCTGTTGCGTTTGCTGCGGCTGCCGCAAAGGATACTGTAGGCGGCGAACCGAAAAAGGTTCGCATTGTTATGGACAAAGACTCGTACATCAAGAACGTTGCCGTCGGTATCCCAGGTATTGACATGCGTGGTATTGAGATCGCCGCATCGTTGGGCGCTATCGCCGGCGTTTCATCGGCGGGGCTTGAAGTACTCAAGGATGTGACGCCGTCCGATGCAGCAAAAGCCAAGGCCTTCCTGCCGAACGTTGACGTCAAGATTCAGTGGGATTTTGACAGCGTTGGCCTCTATATTGAAGCATGGGTTGCGACAGACAAGGGCGAAGGACACGTGCTTGTCGGCAAAACGCACACGAATATCATTTTCCGCGAATTGAACGGCAAGCTCATTGAAGGACAGTACGAGAAGAACTTTGATTCTGTTGTTGACCGTTCGCATGACACGATCCTTGACTATAAAATCAGCGAGATCATTGACTTCGCGAAACAGGTCCCGATTGAGGAAATCAGCATCTGCCGCGAGGCCATCGGAATGAACAAGATTATCGCCGAGCAGGGGTATAAGCCGGGTGTTGGCGAAAATTTCGGCAACGGAATTCTCGAGATCCCGTGGCCTTCCCCAATTACGAAAGCTAAGAGCTATGCGGCGGCGGCTTCTGATGCTCGCATGCAGGGACTTGAATATCCGACGATGAGTTGCGCAACGAGTGGTAATGTCGGTATCACATGTTCTATGCCGTTAATTTCCATGGGGGAGAGTCTTGGCAAATCGGAAGAAGAGATCATGCGCGCTCTTGCAGCGAGTTTCCTGCTCTGTGTACAGATGAAGAGTCTGATTGGTCGTCTCTCAATGTTCTGCGCGTGCGCGCTGGCGTCGAGTGTCGGTATCGCAGGCGGCATGGTGATGTTGCTAGGCGGTGGCACGAAAGAAGTTGATGGCGCGATACGTAACGTCGTAGGTTCTGTGTTTGGCATTTTGTGTGACGGTGCGAAGCATGGTTGTGCGCTGAAGTTGTCCATGTCCTCCGGCGTCGCGATTGAGAGCTCCTACATGGCGATGAACGGTCACTTTGTCAAGGGCGGCGATGGTTTTGTCTGCAACACAGCGGATGAGACTGTCCACCTTGTGGGGCGCATGGCCAAGGAAGGCACAGCGGGTGCCGATCAGACGATGTGTCGCCTGCTCTACGAGCGCAACAAGATTGACTCAGCCAAGCCGTCGTAG
- a CDS encoding FadR/GntR family transcriptional regulator, giving the protein MIRPLEKGTYYTEIIAQLKKEIANGTWKLGERLPGELALAKQFNVSRSSIREALKALAYAGIVESKPGRGTFLLHVLDAPEADDFDDSAYAKLIEVRKLIEGQAAYWCVQRATPQQIQKLEAILREGEEDGDAALNVAHMKFHAAIARLADNPYLTRMIDSLNGEIKRQKEVNFKMLPREDRKEHWKVLEAIKSGDPSLARRVMVKHVEVFWKKGYKHAPATEETQEQ; this is encoded by the coding sequence ATGATTCGACCGCTGGAGAAAGGTACCTATTACACTGAAATTATTGCCCAGCTGAAAAAAGAGATTGCAAACGGCACGTGGAAACTTGGCGAACGCTTGCCTGGAGAGCTCGCCCTCGCGAAGCAGTTCAATGTGAGCCGCAGTAGCATCCGCGAGGCACTTAAAGCTCTGGCTTACGCTGGCATCGTCGAATCAAAACCCGGGCGAGGCACATTTCTACTCCACGTACTCGATGCTCCTGAAGCGGACGACTTCGACGACAGTGCTTACGCGAAGCTCATTGAAGTCCGCAAGCTTATTGAGGGACAGGCCGCGTACTGGTGCGTACAGCGCGCCACGCCACAACAGATTCAGAAACTTGAAGCTATCCTCCGCGAAGGAGAGGAGGACGGGGACGCCGCACTTAACGTGGCACATATGAAGTTCCACGCCGCGATTGCCAGGCTAGCCGACAATCCGTACCTGACGCGCATGATCGACTCACTGAACGGTGAAATCAAGCGCCAGAAAGAGGTGAATTTCAAGATGTTGCCACGAGAAGACCGCAAGGAGCACTGGAAAGTTCTTGAGGCGATCAAGTCCGGCGATCCATCTCTGGCCCGCCGCGTCATGGTGAAGCACGTCGAGGTCTTCTGGAAAAAGGGGTACAAGCACGCTCCTGCGACAGAAGAGACACAAGAACAATAA
- the dctP gene encoding TRAP transporter substrate-binding protein DctP yields MKKLNVLFAAFAVFYMGTAAVAAPWKLATIRPEGSAIDIAVHKFVDDVKKGTDGRIDIQIYPNSVLGDYTTVQELVSLGSVEMQCGSMSWQVDKRLSAFIQPYLVKDWETAKKNYSKGAKFTAFCEEILEKQNVKVLAYWPIYFGGIALTKDVANPLDTEKKNLKVRVPSTKQWEALADAFGFQATPLPFSEFFTAAQTGMVEGIFGAGAENHYVNFKDIMKAEIPINTHFECWPLIINKELYDGLSDADRATLDKAAADFEAERWAVAPPETESYLKKLEEKGIKVYRPTPEQLEHFSEVGRKATFPVLEQICGKKGYEEILATIVD; encoded by the coding sequence ATGAAAAAGTTGAACGTTCTGTTTGCTGCTTTCGCTGTTTTCTACATGGGTACAGCCGCAGTTGCCGCGCCGTGGAAGCTTGCCACGATTCGTCCCGAAGGTTCAGCGATTGATATCGCGGTTCATAAGTTCGTTGACGACGTGAAGAAGGGCACCGACGGCCGCATTGATATCCAGATTTATCCGAACAGCGTTCTCGGCGACTACACGACAGTGCAGGAGCTTGTCTCTCTCGGCTCGGTCGAGATGCAGTGTGGTTCCATGAGCTGGCAGGTCGACAAACGTCTGTCCGCCTTCATTCAACCTTACCTTGTCAAGGACTGGGAGACAGCGAAGAAGAACTACAGCAAGGGAGCAAAGTTCACAGCTTTCTGCGAAGAGATTCTCGAGAAACAGAATGTTAAGGTCCTTGCCTATTGGCCGATTTACTTTGGCGGTATCGCTCTGACCAAAGATGTCGCCAATCCGCTTGATACCGAGAAGAAGAACCTGAAGGTTCGTGTGCCGAGCACGAAGCAGTGGGAAGCGCTTGCTGACGCCTTTGGTTTTCAGGCCACGCCACTTCCATTCTCCGAGTTCTTTACTGCGGCTCAGACTGGCATGGTTGAGGGCATCTTCGGTGCCGGTGCTGAAAACCACTACGTGAACTTCAAGGACATAATGAAGGCTGAGATTCCCATCAACACGCACTTTGAGTGTTGGCCGCTCATCATTAACAAGGAGCTGTACGACGGACTGTCCGATGCTGATCGTGCCACTCTTGACAAGGCTGCTGCGGACTTCGAAGCTGAGCGTTGGGCCGTTGCCCCGCCTGAGACTGAAAGCTATCTCAAGAAGCTTGAAGAAAAAGGCATTAAGGTTTACCGTCCGACGCCCGAACAGCTTGAGCACTTTTCCGAGGTCGGACGCAAGGCGACATTTCCGGTCCTTGAGCAAATCTGTGGCAAGAAGGGCTATGAAGAAATCCTTGCAACGATCGTTGACTAA
- a CDS encoding TRAP transporter large permease, with the protein MDGVTLSIISLLILMILLSLGVPIAFCFSGALLFMVTFGDISMKGMMMWGLQQILSPSLLCVPLFIYAGSLMSGSGIAKYLLDFVDVFVGRVKGGLGIVAIVTCGIMGAISGSAFTGLAATGSMLIPEMVKRGYPRSCATALITASSILGTLIPPSTPMIIFGWVTNTNVLACFLSTVGPGILTIIIFCAINMLICHKLDMKLLPPLSKQEKRRQIISKGWKALPAILMPLIILGGIYSGATTPTEAAAVATVYCFPVGFLIYKGLKPKNTFQITKDSAVSAGTIMVMIMCSMMLSQTYVRLQVPQAIMGSIFGITQNKFLILLLINALLLFVGMIVNDTTGIILVAPLLQPLAMSIGIHPVHYAAIFGVNLGIGCLTPPYASLLYLGMRVGKVEFSDILPYVCLFLLGYLPVMLATTYWPALSLFLPRVFGYV; encoded by the coding sequence ATGGACGGCGTGACTCTTTCGATTATTTCCCTTTTAATCCTGATGATCCTGCTGTCTTTGGGCGTGCCGATCGCATTTTGTTTTAGCGGAGCGTTGTTGTTCATGGTTACATTTGGTGATATCTCGATGAAGGGTATGATGATGTGGGGGCTCCAGCAGATTTTAAGCCCGTCGTTGCTGTGTGTGCCGCTGTTCATCTATGCAGGCTCGCTAATGAGCGGGTCAGGCATAGCAAAATACCTGCTTGACTTCGTTGATGTTTTCGTTGGTCGCGTCAAGGGCGGTCTCGGCATCGTTGCGATTGTTACTTGCGGCATCATGGGCGCCATTTCCGGCAGCGCATTCACTGGTCTTGCCGCGACGGGTAGCATGTTGATTCCCGAGATGGTGAAGCGAGGTTATCCACGTTCTTGCGCTACGGCGCTGATTACAGCTTCGTCGATTCTCGGCACGCTGATCCCACCCTCAACGCCAATGATCATCTTCGGTTGGGTTACTAACACGAACGTCCTTGCCTGTTTCCTGTCCACTGTAGGCCCCGGAATCCTGACAATCATCATTTTCTGTGCAATCAACATGCTTATCTGTCACAAACTTGATATGAAGCTTCTTCCTCCGCTTTCTAAACAGGAGAAACGTCGCCAAATTATCAGTAAAGGCTGGAAGGCTCTGCCGGCCATTCTAATGCCCCTTATTATTCTCGGCGGTATCTATTCCGGCGCGACGACGCCAACCGAAGCGGCGGCCGTCGCTACAGTTTACTGCTTCCCTGTCGGCTTTTTGATTTACAAGGGTTTGAAACCAAAGAATACATTCCAAATCACGAAGGACTCTGCTGTATCGGCGGGCACAATCATGGTCATGATTATGTGTTCGATGATGTTGAGCCAGACGTATGTTAGGCTTCAGGTTCCTCAGGCCATCATGGGGTCAATTTTCGGCATCACGCAGAACAAGTTTCTAATACTTCTCCTCATCAATGCCCTGTTGCTCTTTGTTGGCATGATTGTCAATGACACGACAGGCATCATTCTTGTGGCGCCGTTGCTCCAGCCGCTGGCGATGTCAATTGGTATCCACCCCGTGCATTACGCGGCTATCTTTGGCGTTAACCTCGGCATTGGCTGCCTGACTCCGCCTTACGCCTCGTTGTTGTATCTCGGCATGCGCGTCGGCAAGGTTGAGTTTTCTGATATCCTGCCGTACGTCTGTCTGTTCCTGCTAGGCTACCTGCCGGTCATGCTTGCTACGACCTACTGGCCGGCACTGTCCCTTTTCCTCCCGCGTGTTTTTGGTTACGTGTAA
- a CDS encoding TRAP transporter small permease subunit — protein sequence MKSMTIVRAKWIRGLDHVIDAVIVIALLAVTALMFVQVVMRYVLRSPLMGIEELNNFPTTWLYLMAAVKASSEKGQLVARVLEIFCKRVRSIYAIRIIASIASTVILCWLTWWGWDYLKYALRVGKKTDILFIPMIYYEVTVFIAFALMLFYTIVEMQECVQQYRMTPTDALVPKHQEVA from the coding sequence ATGAAAAGTATGACAATTGTTCGAGCAAAATGGATTCGTGGGCTTGACCATGTCATTGATGCGGTTATTGTCATCGCTCTGCTCGCGGTTACGGCGCTCATGTTTGTCCAGGTTGTTATGAGATATGTTCTGCGCTCGCCGCTTATGGGCATCGAAGAGCTTAACAACTTTCCAACGACATGGTTGTACTTGATGGCCGCCGTGAAAGCCTCTTCCGAAAAGGGGCAGCTTGTTGCGAGAGTACTAGAGATCTTTTGCAAGAGGGTACGTAGTATTTACGCTATTCGTATCATTGCCTCTATTGCTTCGACAGTTATCCTGTGCTGGCTCACGTGGTGGGGCTGGGATTACCTCAAGTATGCTCTCCGCGTCGGTAAGAAGACGGATATCCTATTTATCCCAATGATCTACTATGAAGTGACGGTATTCATTGCGTTTGCTCTTATGCTGTTCTACACAATCGTCGAAATGCAGGAGTGCGTTCAGCAGTACCGGATGACGCCTACGGACGCCCTTGTCCCGAAACATCAGGAGGTGGCCTAA